One Bacillus sp. 1780r2a1 DNA segment encodes these proteins:
- the iolC gene encoding 5-dehydro-2-deoxygluconokinase, which produces MNKLQFKQDRPLDFVALGRLCIDLNANETQRPMEETKTFTKYVGGSPANIAIGVSRLGLNTGFIGKVSDDQMGRFITSYLTENNIDTNHVAIDRTGAVTGLAFTEIKSPTDCSILMYRDNVADLKLDVHNVSEAYIKQSKALLISGTALAQSPSREAVFLALEYARKHEVVVFFDIDYRPYTWASEEETSTYYNLAAEKCDVIIGTREEFDMMEKLLNLEASSDEVTANRWFSYNAKIVIIKHGGEGSIAYTKDGNSYRGGIFKTKVLKTFGAGDSYASAFIYGLMTGMNVKEAMRFGSASASIVISRHSCSDAMPTAAEIKEFMSSAEEILQETY; this is translated from the coding sequence ATCGATTTAAATGCTAATGAAACACAGCGTCCGATGGAAGAAACAAAGACGTTTACGAAATATGTTGGAGGTTCTCCAGCGAACATTGCAATTGGCGTATCTCGCCTTGGTTTGAACACAGGATTCATCGGTAAAGTTTCTGATGATCAAATGGGGCGTTTTATTACATCCTATCTCACAGAGAACAATATCGATACGAATCATGTTGCAATTGATCGTACAGGAGCGGTAACAGGATTAGCTTTTACCGAAATTAAAAGCCCGACGGATTGTAGTATATTGATGTATCGTGATAATGTTGCAGATTTAAAGCTTGATGTCCACAACGTATCAGAAGCATATATCAAGCAATCAAAAGCACTTTTAATTTCTGGTACAGCACTCGCACAAAGTCCATCTCGTGAAGCCGTTTTCTTAGCGTTAGAATATGCACGAAAACATGAAGTAGTAGTGTTTTTTGATATAGATTATCGTCCGTATACGTGGGCTTCAGAAGAAGAAACGTCAACTTACTATAACTTGGCCGCAGAGAAATGCGATGTGATTATCGGTACACGTGAAGAATTTGACATGATGGAAAAGCTATTAAACTTAGAAGCTTCTAGTGATGAGGTAACGGCAAATAGATGGTTTTCTTATAATGCCAAAATCGTGATTATCAAGCACGGTGGTGAAGGATCAATCGCCTATACGAAAGATGGCAACTCCTATCGCGGCGGCATTTTTAAAACAAAGGTGCTGAAAACCTTTGGTGCTGGCGATTCATATGCATCAGCTTTTATTTATGGCCTGATGACTGGGATGAATGTAAAAGAAGCCATGAGGTTTGGAAGTGCATCGGCTTCGATTGTTATCTCACGTCATAGCTGCTCTGACGCGATGCCAACCGCTGCCGAAATTAAAGAGTTTATGAGCTCAGCGGAAGAAATTTTACAGGAAACTTATTAA